One genomic segment of Lampris incognitus isolate fLamInc1 chromosome 2, fLamInc1.hap2, whole genome shotgun sequence includes these proteins:
- the LOC130129894 gene encoding nucleolar protein 4-like, producing the protein MDSVILEDHDSSSESGSGNGLPALTPPSSAVTDGSVVREAEVINGNGGPTPLDFSTPTSSSSSSEDQQPINLSDPPPQRLPLSSSHLPVTVSAAAAALLGALHPDASEELRRKYMHTAELRLDRDSREYGGKSPQFSSGGSYDSVKMELCAEDLTMGRHGNQVAPDDDDDDHDDHDDSDKINDTEGVDPERLKAFNMFVRLFVDENLDRMVPISKQPKEKIQAIIESCSRQFPEFQERARKRIRTYLKSCRRMKKNGMETRPTPPHLTSAMAENILAAACESESRKAAKRMRLEAYHDEQISLDKSSAGGGGSLREPASLAHSAYSLAASAFSSQDAQLYINGASLNYGYRGYAGLGSTIQHPVSLTTAATAAQSNGPTDLSMKSLASNNNNSSSSAVSTNNSLGGRGSGGGGGGGASTQLSQPEITAVRQLIAGYRESAAFLLRSADELENLILQQN; encoded by the exons ATGGACAGCGTCATACTGGAGGATC atgaCTCGTCATCAGAGAGTGGCAGTGGCAACGGCCTGCCCGCCCTGACACCTCCCTCCTCCGCCGTGACGGATGGGTCTGTCGTCAGGGAGGCCGAGGTCATCAACGGCAATGGGGGCCCCACCCCGCTGGACTTCAGCACCCccacgtcctcctcctcctcttctgagGACCAGCAGCCAATCAACTTAAGCGACCCGCCCCCCCAGCGCCTGCCCCTGTCCTCCTCCCACCTGCCCGTCACCGTTTCTGCCGCAGCTGCAGCTCTACTGGGCGCGCTCCACCCTGACGCGTCCGAGGAGCTCCGCAGGAAGT acatgcacactgccGAGCTGCGACTGGACCGTGACAGCAGGGAGTACGGGGGCAAG TCCCCCCAGTTCAGTTCGGGGGGCAGCTatgacagtgtgaagatggagCTGTGCGCCGAGGACCTGACCATGGGGCGCCATGGCAACCAAGTTGCGCCTGACGATGACGACGACGATCACGATGACCACGATGACAGCGACAAGATCAACGACACAGAGGGAGTCGACCCCGAGAGACTAAAGGCCTTCAAC ATGTTTGTGCGTTTGTTTGTGGACGAAAACCTGGACCGTATGGTTCCCATCTCCAAGCAGCCTAAGGAAAAGATCCAGGCCATCATCGAGTCCTGCAGCAGACAGTTCCCCGAGTTCCAGGAACGTGCACGCAAGCGCATCCGCACCTACCTCAAATCCTGCAGACGCATGAAGAAGAATGGGATGGAG ACGCGTCCCACTCCACCTCATCTGACCTCAGCCATGGCTGAGAACATCCTGGCTGCCGCCTGCGAGAGTGAGTCACGCAAGGCCGCCAAGAGGATGCGTCTGGAAGCCTATCAC GATGAGCAGATTTCTCTGGACAAGTCTTCGGCCGGCGGAGGGGGGAGCCTGAGAGAGCCGGCATCCCTGGCCCACTCCGCCTATTCGCTTGCCGCCTCCGCCTTCTCCTCCCAGGATGCCCAGCTCTACATCAACGGCGCAAGTCTCAACTACGGTTACCGTGGATACGCCGGCCTGGGCAGCACCATACAACATCCTGTCTCCCTGACGACCGCCGCCACCGCTGCTCAGAGTAATG GCCCTACAGACCTCAGCATGAAATCTCTGGcctccaacaacaacaactcttcttcctctgcagTCTCCACCAATAATAGCCTGGGTGGGcgtggcagtggaggtgggggagGCGGCGGGGCATCCACCCAGCTCAGCCAACCGGAGATCACGGCCGTGCGTCAGCTGATCGCCGGTTATCGGGAGTCGGCTGCCTTCCTGCTTCGCTCCGCGGATGAGCTGGAGAATCTCATCCTGCAGCAAAACTGA